The Merismopedia glauca CCAP 1448/3 genome has a segment encoding these proteins:
- a CDS encoding type II toxin-antitoxin system HicA family toxin produces the protein MGKLRVLSAHEVCQILEFVKVRQRGSHIIMQQQTEDSTITVPVPNYSEIRIGTLQSIIRQSGLPRSLFEIPQ, from the coding sequence TTGGGTAAACTGCGGGTTTTATCGGCTCATGAAGTCTGTCAAATTCTGGAATTTGTGAAGGTACGACAACGAGGTAGCCACATCATAATGCAGCAGCAAACAGAAGATTCAACAATTACCGTTCCTGTTCCCAATTATTCGGAGATACGGATTGGTACGTTGCAATCAATCATTCGTCAGTCAGGTTTACCTCGGTCTTTGTTTGAAATTCCTCAGTAG
- a CDS encoding Uma2 family endonuclease has protein sequence MMTYTTPKTLTFPEFIQDYGDNPNYELIDGELRNMEPTGLHELVAGKVTARINAEILRLGYDWTIPRTCLIKPPATEATALRPDAIVLEDNKLSSEPLWSREPVITLGSSIKLVIEVVSTNWQDDYARKVEEYALLGIPEYWIVDYRSLGGIEFIGRPKQPTITICQLVDRDYQRKLYRLNEVIISPLLPELVFALNDVMPPV, from the coding sequence ATGATGACCTACACCACCCCAAAAACTCTAACTTTTCCCGAATTCATCCAAGATTACGGCGATAATCCCAACTATGAACTAATTGATGGAGAATTGCGAAACATGGAACCAACTGGACTGCACGAGCTAGTTGCGGGTAAAGTCACAGCTAGAATAAATGCAGAAATCCTCCGGTTGGGTTACGACTGGACAATTCCCAGAACTTGTCTGATTAAACCACCAGCAACCGAAGCTACAGCCTTGCGACCTGATGCGATCGTCCTTGAAGACAACAAACTCTCGTCTGAACCTCTGTGGTCAAGAGAACCAGTGATTACTCTGGGAAGTTCGATTAAGTTAGTCATAGAAGTCGTCAGCACCAACTGGCAAGATGATTATGCTAGGAAAGTAGAGGAATATGCACTGCTGGGTATCCCTGAATATTGGATCGTAGATTATCGAAGTTTAGGAGGGATTGAGTTTATTGGTAGACCAAAACAGCCTACTATAACCATTTGTCAGCTAGTGGATCGAGATTATCAAAGGAAGCTGTATCGACTTAACGAAGTCATAATTTCACCGTTGTTGCCTGAACTAGTTTTTGCTTTGAACGACGTGATGCCGCCTGTTTAG
- the rppA gene encoding two-component system response regulator RppA: MENLRILLIDDEIELTEPLSRLLSKEGYQVDTANDGKSGSYLASTGEYDLLILDWMLPEITGLEICQQLRHQGKTTPVLFLTAKDTVDDRVLGLDAGADDYLVKPFELRELLARVRALLRRATSLHSEATPEDALKIGNLQVGELELDSNNQIAYRQGRAIELSEKETQLLAYFMSYPGQLLTHQQIYQYLWKDGEPPSSNVLAALIRLLRRKIEFTGETPLINTIYGKGYRFGSVVNPTS; the protein is encoded by the coding sequence ATGGAAAATCTTCGCATCCTGTTAATTGACGACGAGATTGAACTTACAGAACCCTTGAGTCGGTTGTTAAGCAAAGAAGGATACCAGGTTGATACTGCTAATGATGGTAAATCTGGAAGTTATTTAGCTTCAACCGGAGAATACGATTTACTGATCCTTGATTGGATGCTACCAGAAATTACAGGGCTAGAAATTTGTCAGCAGTTGCGACATCAGGGAAAAACTACTCCAGTTCTTTTCCTTACAGCTAAAGATACCGTAGATGACCGCGTTTTGGGACTAGATGCTGGTGCGGATGATTATTTAGTCAAACCTTTTGAATTGCGAGAATTACTTGCCAGAGTGCGGGCATTGTTGCGTCGTGCTACTAGTTTACACTCCGAAGCTACCCCTGAAGATGCGCTTAAAATCGGTAATTTACAAGTGGGAGAATTAGAATTAGACAGCAACAATCAAATCGCTTATCGCCAGGGGCGTGCTATTGAGCTTTCGGAAAAAGAAACTCAATTACTGGCTTATTTTATGAGTTATCCAGGACAATTACTGACTCACCAGCAAATTTATCAATATTTGTGGAAAGATGGGGAACCACCTAGCAGTAATGTTTTAGCCGCTTTAATCCGACTTTTAAGGCGTAAAATCGAATTTACTGGAGAAACTCCCTTAATTAACACTATTTACGGCAAAGGATACCGCTTTGGTAGCGTAGTTAACCCAACATCTTGA
- the fahA gene encoding fumarylacetoacetase: protein MRQPIDRTHDRHLRSCVESANQPDTDFPIQNLPLGVFRHLDLSPRIGVAIGESILDLTQCHETGLLSGLPTNLAQACTNTNLNALMGLGNQASILLRHRVSELLKHQPHTSSPAAECLWAKADVELLLPATIGDYTDFYASIFHATHVGQLFRPDQPLLPNYKHIPIAYHGRASSIVPSGTHIQRPWGQCKPPNQPLPSFTATQQLDYELEVGCFVGVGNELGQPVSIDFAPDYLFGICLVNDWSARDIQAWEYQPLGPFLGKSFTTTISPWVVTMGAIAPFYTKAFSRPEGDPSPLPYLDSATDIQSGGINLIVTASLQSAQMRAQGIPPIQLSQGSFQQMYWTLAQMLTHHTSNGCNLRSGDLLASGTISGAEDGSLGCLLEQTKRGANPITLPTGEIRSFLADGDEVILHGYCEAEGYNRIGLGECRGIVVRERKEK from the coding sequence ATGCGTCAACCAATCGATCGCACCCACGATCGCCACCTCCGCAGTTGCGTAGAATCTGCTAATCAACCCGATACTGATTTTCCAATTCAGAATCTACCTTTGGGGGTATTTAGGCACCTGGATCTATCCCCTAGAATTGGGGTAGCAATAGGTGAGTCTATCCTCGATCTCACCCAGTGTCATGAAACTGGATTACTCTCAGGATTACCGACTAATTTAGCTCAAGCTTGCACCAATACCAACTTAAATGCCTTGATGGGATTGGGAAATCAGGCTAGTATTTTGTTACGCCATCGGGTGAGTGAATTACTCAAACATCAACCTCATACCTCTTCACCAGCAGCAGAGTGCTTATGGGCTAAAGCAGATGTAGAACTTCTCTTACCTGCTACCATTGGAGATTACACGGATTTCTACGCTTCTATCTTCCATGCTACCCACGTTGGGCAATTATTTCGCCCAGATCAACCCTTACTTCCCAACTACAAACACATCCCCATCGCCTATCATGGTCGAGCCTCTTCTATCGTACCAAGTGGGACTCACATTCAACGTCCTTGGGGTCAATGTAAACCCCCCAACCAGCCTTTACCTAGTTTTACAGCCACCCAGCAGCTAGATTATGAGTTAGAAGTAGGTTGCTTTGTAGGTGTGGGAAATGAACTGGGACAGCCTGTTAGTATAGATTTTGCGCCAGATTATCTGTTTGGGATCTGTTTAGTTAACGATTGGTCAGCCAGAGACATCCAAGCTTGGGAATACCAGCCCCTGGGACCATTTTTAGGCAAGAGTTTCACTACTACTATCTCACCTTGGGTAGTAACTATGGGGGCGATCGCACCTTTCTATACTAAAGCATTCTCGCGTCCTGAAGGCGATCCATCTCCCCTACCTTACCTAGACTCCGCCACAGATATACAATCAGGAGGGATTAACCTCATTGTGACAGCATCCTTACAATCTGCCCAAATGCGCGCCCAAGGGATACCGCCAATCCAACTTAGTCAAGGCTCATTTCAACAAATGTACTGGACTCTAGCCCAAATGTTAACCCACCATACCAGTAATGGCTGTAACTTGCGATCGGGAGATTTATTGGCTAGCGGGACGATTTCTGGCGCTGAGGATGGTTCTCTGGGATGTCTGCTAGAACAGACAAAGCGCGGTGCAAACCCAATTACCCTACCCACAGGTGAAATTCGTTCCTTCCTCGCAGATGGTGATGAGGTGATTTTGCATGGATATTGCGAAGCAGAAGGTTACAACCGGATTGGTTTGGGAGAATGTAGAGGAATAGTTGTCAGAGAAAGGAAGGAAAAGTAG
- a CDS encoding Uma2 family endonuclease, with translation MTSATELRLLTVADYHRMAESGILAADERVELIEGQIYRMVAKGTAHSAAVTRIARILSERLANQVLLRLQDPVQLSDLSEPEPDIAIVQSDRLDYEDHHPTPREIFGLIEVADSTLKRDLEVKAPLYARSGIAEYWVLDVLGRCLHVFRHPGDTNYEFQQQLEEEDAIAPLAFTDCVIQIAEFFQSRN, from the coding sequence ATGACCAGCGCAACAGAGTTAAGATTACTCACGGTAGCAGACTATCATCGCATGGCAGAATCAGGGATTTTAGCCGCAGATGAAAGGGTAGAGTTAATCGAAGGGCAAATTTATCGGATGGTTGCTAAAGGTACGGCTCATAGCGCCGCAGTCACGCGCATTGCTAGAATTTTGTCGGAGAGACTGGCTAATCAAGTATTATTGCGACTCCAAGATCCAGTACAGTTGAGCGATCTATCAGAACCAGAGCCAGATATAGCTATTGTACAGAGCGATCGCCTAGATTATGAAGACCATCATCCCACACCTAGAGAGATTTTTGGGCTGATAGAGGTAGCCGATTCTACGCTGAAGCGGGATTTAGAAGTAAAAGCACCCTTATACGCTCGTTCTGGAATTGCTGAGTATTGGGTGTTGGATGTCTTAGGGCGTTGTTTGCACGTATTTCGACACCCTGGAGATACCAATTATGAGTTTCAACAACAGTTAGAAGAAGAGGATGCAATCGCACCTTTGGCTTTTACCGATTGTGTCATCCAGATAGCTGAGTTTTTCCAATCTAGAAATTGA
- a CDS encoding type II toxin-antitoxin system HicB family antitoxin, which produces MIMKQKRQFTAIIEREENGYVSLCPELDIASQGKTVEESRNNLIEALELFFKTADPSEIESRLHGEIFVTSLEVSVG; this is translated from the coding sequence ATGATTATGAAACAAAAACGGCAATTTACAGCCATCATTGAACGCGAAGAGAACGGATATGTTTCTTTATGTCCAGAATTAGATATTGCAAGTCAAGGAAAGACGGTTGAGGAATCTCGAAATAATCTGATTGAGGCATTAGAGCTATTTTTTAAAACTGCCGATCCTTCAGAGATTGAGAGTCGATTGCATGGGGAAATATTTGTGACTAGTTTGGAGGTTTCAGTTGGGTAA
- a CDS encoding Uma2 family endonuclease, whose protein sequence is MVQTLPKTPTLEEFLTLPETKPASEFINGKITQKPMPQGQHSRIQQKLTAVINLVLEDPKIALALPELRCTFGNRSTVPDVVVFTWERLATNDDGTIANQFTTAPDWTIEILSPEQTTTRVTRNILHCLAHGTQIGWLIDPNEKLIFTYTRDRTPCYFEVATDILPVPEFAPGLQLTLGQIFDWLQVR, encoded by the coding sequence ATGGTTCAGACTCTACCCAAAACCCCCACCCTTGAAGAATTTCTGACTCTACCGGAAACCAAGCCAGCTAGCGAATTCATCAATGGCAAAATTACTCAAAAACCCATGCCTCAAGGACAACATAGCCGCATTCAGCAGAAACTAACTGCTGTAATTAATCTGGTACTGGAAGATCCCAAAATCGCTCTAGCACTTCCCGAATTGCGCTGTACCTTTGGAAACAGATCTACTGTTCCTGATGTGGTAGTTTTCACCTGGGAGCGGCTGGCTACAAATGATGATGGAACCATTGCTAATCAGTTTACCACTGCCCCAGATTGGACGATTGAAATCCTTAGCCCCGAACAAACCACGACTCGCGTCACTCGCAATATTTTACACTGTCTGGCTCATGGAACCCAAATTGGTTGGCTGATCGATCCCAACGAGAAGTTAATTTTTACCTACACCCGCGATCGCACTCCCTGCTATTTTGAAGTAGCTACAGATATTTTACCAGTTCCTGAATTTGCCCCAGGTTTACAACTTACTTTAGGTCAAATTTTTGATTGGCTGCAAGTTCGCTAA
- a CDS encoding serine/threonine-protein kinase: MTLQLLNNRYHLIRALGSGGFGDTFLAEDAQMPSHRLCVIKQLKQIGNSPEISQVVQDRFEREAAVLEKLGAGIPQIPQLYAYFTIDTNFYLIQEWIDGETLAAKVKRLGKLSEAEVKELLAGLLPILSYVHSQQIVHRDIKPDNIIIRKLDGKPVLIDFGAVKETMGTEVSSQGETRSSIIIGTPGFMSSEQAAGRPLYSSDLYSLGLTAIYGLTGKHPQDLAISWETGEVMWHEHISDVSSSLIQVLDKAVQSHPRDRFSSADQMLQALQTGIISDPIIIPKASKFKPWHGGLIAATVIAALTGWWLAQNQTISPPIPVQSALLSQVIPSYIPQALKPELAPIKCLENAEIYLLGETANFDFVVCGMNQIPAYYIGKHKRTGNGITVFGNGSEFRNQVTVYQPPRYQSIKYNSPYLVVRQNDLEILKEEITTLYKLETPDNSLNLGFYLVNDAAFAESDRANSQVQLLQKAGYKQAGSFWVPDYPNLSGKPLFQVYVQRFASSSDCRQFLKSYLSKNPAAYCAYASKNQNDSAETFKSPFQ; encoded by the coding sequence ATGACACTCCAATTATTAAATAATCGCTATCACTTAATTCGGGCATTAGGTAGTGGTGGTTTTGGAGATACTTTCTTAGCCGAAGACGCTCAAATGCCTTCTCATCGATTGTGTGTGATTAAACAATTAAAACAGATTGGCAACAGTCCAGAGATTTCTCAAGTGGTTCAAGACAGGTTTGAAAGAGAAGCAGCAGTATTAGAAAAGTTGGGCGCAGGGATTCCTCAAATTCCGCAACTCTATGCTTATTTTACTATCGATACTAACTTTTATTTAATCCAAGAATGGATTGATGGAGAAACTTTAGCGGCTAAAGTGAAACGGTTGGGAAAACTGAGCGAAGCTGAAGTTAAAGAATTACTTGCTGGCTTATTGCCTATTTTAAGTTACGTTCATTCCCAACAGATAGTGCATCGAGATATTAAACCAGATAATATTATTATTCGTAAGTTAGATGGCAAACCCGTACTAATTGATTTTGGGGCTGTCAAAGAAACGATGGGGACTGAAGTTAGTTCTCAAGGAGAAACCAGAAGTTCTATAATTATTGGAACGCCAGGTTTCATGTCTTCCGAACAAGCCGCCGGACGACCTTTATATTCTAGTGATTTATATAGTTTAGGGTTAACCGCAATTTATGGTTTAACTGGCAAACATCCCCAAGATTTAGCCATTAGTTGGGAGACAGGGGAGGTGATGTGGCATGAGCATATTTCAGATGTGAGTTCTAGCTTAATTCAAGTATTAGATAAAGCCGTACAATCTCATCCACGCGATCGCTTTTCTAGTGCCGACCAGATGTTACAAGCTTTGCAAACAGGTATCATTTCCGATCCTATTATTATTCCTAAAGCTAGCAAATTCAAGCCGTGGCATGGAGGTTTAATAGCTGCAACTGTCATAGCTGCATTAACTGGTTGGTGGCTAGCTCAAAATCAGACGATCTCCCCACCGATTCCGGTTCAATCAGCTTTATTAAGTCAGGTAATTCCCAGTTATATTCCCCAAGCTTTAAAACCAGAATTAGCACCAATTAAATGTTTAGAAAATGCGGAAATATATTTATTAGGGGAAACGGCTAATTTTGACTTTGTTGTTTGTGGCATGAATCAAATTCCCGCTTATTATATTGGCAAACATAAAAGAACTGGAAACGGAATTACTGTATTTGGGAACGGTTCGGAATTTCGCAATCAAGTAACTGTTTATCAACCCCCACGATATCAGTCTATTAAATATAATTCTCCCTATCTAGTAGTCAGACAAAATGACCTAGAAATTCTCAAAGAAGAAATTACGACTCTGTATAAATTAGAAACCCCAGACAACTCTCTCAACCTAGGTTTCTATTTAGTGAATGATGCAGCTTTTGCCGAAAGCGATCGCGCTAACTCTCAAGTACAATTATTACAAAAGGCTGGGTACAAACAAGCTGGTAGTTTCTGGGTTCCAGATTATCCTAACCTGTCTGGAAAGCCGTTATTTCAGGTTTATGTCCAGAGATTTGCCTCTAGTTCCGACTGTCGGCAATTCTTAAAGTCTTACTTATCTAAAAATCCGGCGGCTTATTGTGCTTATGCTAGTAAAAATCAAAATGATAGTGCAGAAACGTTTAAATCCCCGTTTCAATAA
- a CDS encoding ArsR/SmtB family transcription factor has product MSQTTQPTAIATTDCPTCERSHPVTIEELNDLPLQILSLEKAQRMGEFFSLLADPNRLRILSILAIKELCVCDLAAALAMSESAVSHQLRSLRAMRLVKYQKQGRNVFYRLQDHHVLELYHSVAEHLDEKQD; this is encoded by the coding sequence ATGTCCCAAACCACTCAACCTACTGCGATCGCAACGACAGATTGTCCGACGTGCGAGCGATCGCACCCTGTTACAATTGAGGAATTGAATGACTTACCATTGCAAATTCTATCTTTAGAAAAAGCGCAACGGATGGGTGAGTTTTTCAGCTTGTTAGCCGATCCAAATCGGTTGAGGATCTTGTCTATTTTAGCTATCAAAGAGTTGTGCGTGTGCGATTTAGCCGCAGCTTTAGCCATGAGTGAATCAGCCGTTTCTCATCAATTGCGATCGCTACGGGCGATGAGATTAGTCAAGTACCAAAAGCAAGGGCGTAATGTCTTTTATCGACTCCAAGACCATCATGTACTTGAATTATATCATTCGGTAGCCGAACATTTAGATGAAAAACAAGATTAA
- a CDS encoding metallothionein, producing the protein MMNTVTSMKCACESCLCVVNIGEAIAQNGKYYCSHNCADGHPKGESCGHDGCNCH; encoded by the coding sequence ATGATGAATACTGTAACTTCAATGAAATGTGCTTGTGAGTCTTGTCTGTGTGTAGTTAATATTGGGGAAGCGATCGCCCAAAATGGTAAATACTATTGCAGTCACAATTGTGCTGATGGGCATCCCAAGGGAGAAAGCTGCGGTCACGATGGTTGTAACTGTCATTAG
- a CDS encoding DUF4926 domain-containing protein — MDIKLTWEIKSMKKIKDLDIVAITEDIQTTHYETGEPITLYKGQVGTVVMEFDGTNFEVEFANSDGTTYAMETLPINQLMLLHYELPLSKPLSF, encoded by the coding sequence ATGGACATCAAGCTGACTTGGGAAATAAAATCGATGAAAAAAATTAAAGACTTAGACATAGTAGCTATTACTGAAGATATCCAAACTACTCATTATGAAACCGGAGAACCTATTACCTTATACAAAGGTCAAGTAGGAACAGTTGTTATGGAATTTGATGGGACAAACTTTGAGGTCGAATTTGCCAACAGTGATGGCACAACTTACGCAATGGAAACTTTACCAATCAATCAATTAATGTTGCTACATTATGAACTCCCTCTCTCCAAACCTCTCTCCTTCTAG
- a CDS encoding class I SAM-dependent DNA methyltransferase → MPYKLQPRQALNKAFLKLKPNRNEIELFKNNLIKLLDRINEAESEEFHKNLVSDFLKNTYYSQNHFINTKGRNDLVIHNGIDAQSSVGVILEAEKLTNKSEMLKINTLNTKAFQELVLYFLRERITGKNLDIRYLVATNIYEWFMFDASIFEKAFAQDKTLVKQFTDFEAGRLTGKTTEFFYQEIAKPAIASIESELYFTHFDIRDYEDSLRNPDKQDDTKLIALFKLLSPEHLLKLPFANDSNSLDKTFYTELLHIIGLTETKEGGKKLIGRKKESERNAGSLIENAIAQLDSLDKISRLEKPEQFGDTETDRLFNVALELAIAWVNRILFLKLLEAQLIKYHKGDKSFAFLNLEKVENYDDLNRLFFSVLARQHNERKEDVKKLFANVPYLNSSLFEPTYLEQLTIFISNLRDEKLPIFSSSVLKDSNGKKRTGELNALEYFFEFLNAYDFSSEGSEEIQEDNKRLINASVLGLIFEKINGYKDGSFFTPGFITMYMCRETIRRAIVQKFNEIKSWNCQDINGLYDKIGDKKEANEIINSLKICDPAVGSGHFLVSALNEVIAVKSELKILLDRQGKTLRDYHVEVVNDELIVTDDDGKLFEYNPKNKESQRIQETLFHEKQTLIENCLFGVDINPNSVKICRLRLWIELLKNAYYKPDSNYTELETLPNIDINIKCGNSLISRFALDADLRQALKKNQCDINTYKNAVQTYRNAENKQQKREMERLIDDIKKSFQTIIANNDIRLRRRNDIEAKLQSKQLGLDLEITQLSKTEQKAEEQKRKKLTIELAKIKAELEEINTGKIYQNALEWRFEFPEVLNDRGDFIGFDVIIGNPPYVRQEEIKAFKPVLQQKYQSYTGVADLFVYFYEQGLQLLKPKGYLTYISSNKYFRAGYGEKLRQLLTSSTTIHELIDFGDFPVFEEATAYPSIITLSKVKPDGNYVKALSWDEAKKQNIEQFATVLKQDSLIIPQEDLKAEGWRLESSQILDLLAKLRHVGTPLGEYVNGRFYRGILTGFNEAFVVNRATRDKLIDEHPSSAEVLKPFLRGRDVKRWQVNFADWYLIKLESSENKQHSWSNLPAKEAEEIFAETYPAIYKYFSQFREALIKRCDQGKFFWELRSCIYWQEFEQPKIIYPDIYEHQSFSVEKAGFYAGNTCYFIPINEQWLCGILNSQLIEWFYSMTSNSIRGGYVRAFTDYMKQIPIPTATESDCKAIETLVQKCLDAKGNSTPLVTDKGVKDIEQEIDKLVYQLYRLTEEEIKIVEGIRE, encoded by the coding sequence ATGCCTTACAAATTACAGCCAAGACAAGCTTTAAATAAAGCCTTCCTCAAGCTTAAACCTAACAGAAATGAGATTGAACTGTTTAAAAATAATCTGATTAAACTATTGGATCGAATTAATGAAGCTGAATCAGAAGAGTTTCATAAAAATCTGGTTTCGGATTTTCTGAAGAATACATATTACAGTCAAAATCATTTTATCAATACCAAAGGGCGTAACGATCTTGTTATTCATAATGGCATAGATGCTCAAAGCAGTGTTGGCGTAATTCTGGAAGCTGAAAAGCTAACCAATAAAAGCGAGATGCTTAAAATTAATACTCTGAATACAAAAGCATTTCAAGAATTAGTTTTATATTTTTTGCGAGAACGGATTACAGGCAAAAACCTGGACATTAGATATCTAGTTGCGACTAATATTTACGAATGGTTTATGTTTGATGCAAGTATTTTTGAAAAAGCATTTGCTCAAGATAAAACACTAGTTAAGCAATTCACTGATTTTGAAGCCGGAAGATTGACGGGTAAAACAACAGAATTTTTCTATCAAGAAATAGCTAAACCAGCGATCGCATCAATTGAATCTGAACTTTATTTTACCCACTTCGATATTCGAGACTATGAGGATTCATTAAGAAATCCTGACAAGCAAGATGATACCAAACTCATTGCCTTGTTTAAACTACTTTCACCAGAGCATTTATTAAAGTTACCTTTTGCTAATGATAGCAACAGCCTTGACAAAACATTTTACACCGAGTTACTCCACATTATCGGTTTGACAGAAACAAAGGAAGGCGGAAAAAAACTCATTGGGCGCAAAAAAGAGAGTGAAAGAAATGCAGGTTCGTTGATAGAAAATGCGATCGCACAGCTTGATAGTTTAGACAAAATTTCTCGATTAGAAAAGCCAGAACAGTTTGGAGATACCGAAACAGACAGACTATTTAATGTTGCTTTAGAGTTGGCGATCGCTTGGGTAAATCGTATCCTATTTTTGAAGTTACTGGAAGCACAGTTAATCAAATATCACAAAGGCGATAAGTCATTTGCGTTTCTCAACTTAGAAAAAGTAGAGAATTACGACGATTTAAACAGGCTTTTCTTTAGTGTATTAGCGCGCCAACACAATGAAAGAAAGGAAGATGTCAAAAAGCTATTTGCTAACGTACCTTATCTCAACAGTTCGCTATTTGAACCAACATATCTTGAGCAATTAACTATTTTCATTAGCAATCTCAGAGATGAAAAGTTACCCATCTTCTCGTCTAGTGTGTTGAAAGATAGTAATGGGAAAAAACGAACTGGCGAACTGAATGCGCTAGAATACTTCTTTGAATTTCTCAATGCTTACGACTTTAGTAGTGAAGGTTCCGAAGAGATTCAAGAAGATAATAAAAGGCTGATTAATGCTTCTGTTCTCGGTTTGATTTTTGAGAAGATTAACGGTTATAAAGACGGTTCATTCTTCACACCTGGATTCATTACCATGTATATGTGTCGCGAAACAATTCGCCGAGCAATTGTACAGAAGTTCAATGAAATCAAGAGTTGGAATTGTCAAGATATAAATGGATTGTATGACAAAATTGGAGACAAAAAAGAAGCCAATGAGATTATAAATAGTTTAAAAATATGCGATCCGGCGGTGGGTTCTGGACACTTTTTAGTTTCAGCACTAAATGAAGTTATTGCTGTCAAAAGCGAACTCAAAATTTTGCTAGATAGACAAGGCAAAACTTTAAGAGACTATCATGTAGAAGTTGTTAATGACGAGTTAATTGTCACCGATGACGACGGAAAATTATTTGAATACAATCCCAAAAATAAGGAAAGCCAGCGCATCCAAGAAACTCTATTTCATGAAAAACAAACGCTGATTGAAAACTGTTTATTCGGAGTAGATATCAACCCCAACTCAGTTAAGATATGTCGCTTGCGCTTATGGATTGAGCTTTTGAAGAATGCTTATTATAAACCAGATAGCAATTACACTGAACTGGAAACCTTGCCGAATATTGATATCAACATCAAATGCGGTAATTCTTTGATTAGTCGCTTTGCTCTAGATGCCGATTTGCGACAGGCTTTAAAGAAAAACCAGTGCGATATTAATACTTACAAAAATGCCGTACAAACTTACCGCAATGCCGAAAATAAACAGCAAAAACGAGAAATGGAAAGGCTGATCGATGATATTAAAAAAAGCTTTCAGACAATAATTGCCAATAATGATATTAGACTTAGAAGGCGAAATGATATCGAAGCAAAGCTTCAGTCTAAGCAATTGGGTTTAGATTTAGAAATTACTCAGTTAAGCAAAACAGAGCAGAAAGCTGAAGAACAAAAGCGCAAAAAGTTAACTATTGAACTTGCGAAAATTAAAGCAGAACTTGAAGAAATTAATACTGGAAAAATTTATCAAAATGCCCTCGAATGGCGGTTTGAATTTCCTGAAGTATTGAACGATCGAGGTGATTTTATCGGGTTTGATGTAATTATTGGAAATCCGCCTTATGTGAGACAAGAAGAGATTAAAGCATTCAAACCAGTTTTGCAACAAAAATATCAATCTTATACAGGTGTAGCTGATTTGTTTGTCTATTTTTACGAACAAGGTTTGCAGTTATTAAAGCCAAAAGGATATTTGACATATATTTCTTCTAATAAGTATTTTAGAGCAGGTTATGGAGAGAAATTACGTCAACTATTGACAAGTTCAACCACTATTCACGAGTTAATTGATTTCGGAGATTTCCCAGTTTTTGAAGAAGCTACTGCTTATCCTAGTATCATTACATTGAGCAAAGTTAAACCTGATGGAAACTACGTCAAAGCCTTATCTTGGGATGAAGCCAAAAAACAAAATATCGAACAGTTTGCTACAGTTTTAAAACAAGACAGTTTGATAATTCCACAAGAGGATTTAAAAGCCGAAGGTTGGCGACTAGAATCTTCACAAATCCTAGATCTGCTAGCCAAGCTGCGCCATGTTGGTACACCGCTAGGAGAATATGTAAATGGCAGATTTTATCGCGGTATTCTGACAGGTTTTAATGAAGCTTTTGTCGTAAATCGTGCTACTCGCGATAAACTAATTGATGAGCATCCTTCCTCTGCTGAAGTGTTAAAGCCTTTTCTACGCGGACGTGATGTTAAACGTTGGCAAGTTAATTTTGCAGATTGGTATTTAATTAAGCTTGAATCTTCCGAAAATAAACAACACTCTTGGTCAAATTTACCAGCAAAAGAAGCAGAGGAAATTTTTGCAGAAACCTATCCCGCAATTTATAAATACTTCTCTCAATTTAGAGAAGCTTTAATTAAACGATGCGATCAGGGTAAGTTCTTTTGGGAACTTAGATCTTGTATTTACTGGCAAGAATTTGAACAACCGAAGATCATTTATCCTGATATTTATGAACATCAGAGTTTTTCTGTAGAAAAAGCTGGATTTTATGCCGGTAATACTTGCTACTTCATTCCAATTAATGAGCAATGGCTTTGCGGTATTTTGAACTCTCAATTAATTGAATGGTTTTACTCAATGACTTCTAACTCTATTCGAGGTGGTTATGTTAGGGCGTTTACAGATTACATGAAACAAATCCCCATTCCCACTGCCACAGAATCAGATTGCAAAGCAATAGAAACCCTCGTGCAAAAATGCCTTGATGCTAAAGGTAACTCGACTCCGCTAGTTACAGATAAAGGAGTTAAAGATATTGAACAAGAAATAGACAAACTAGTTTATCAGCTTTACAGATTAACAGAAGAAGAGATTAAAATCGTGGAAGGGATTAGGGAATGA